TCAGAGAGTGCGACGGTGGGTGAGGAGTGCCGGCCCACCCAGCAGCAAGTTGGGTAACAGGTTCTCCTAACATTTGTTTCACTCCCAATGGCCTTGCTGCTCTGCCATGAGGAGCCCTCGGTTCTTCTTCCGCAACTACTCCACGCCCTTGCTCACAGCCCCCTCTTACCCCAACATTTTGCACTGgtcttcctatttatttattggtttttttaagattttattttttatttatgtgtcagagacagagagaaccagcagggggagaggcaggctccctgctgagcaaagagcctgatccctggatcctgggatcctgacctgagctgaaagcagatgcttaatggactgagccacccaggcatccttggtcttccattttcagagaaaaattttCTCCCAAGGTTTATCTGAAAACTGCTCACTAAATTCTTCCTGACTTAAGGAATTAGTGTGTTTTTTGCATTATCCAAACACTTAAGACAGcaatttttataagttttatacatacatacatacatatatatacttctatatatttcaatatatatatctacatatagatTGCtcatatatataactttttacaACCTCTGGTAACTATAAAGAAGGGTCTTCCATTTTACCCTGCACTGCTTCCATGCCTGTATGTTAGCTTAAGACCCCACTGAGTCATGGTGCTATCATGACTCAACATCGGAAACAAAGACATCATTACTCACAGCACAACAGGAAACATGAACTTCACTTTCCCAGGAGTTCCTTTGTCCCTTGAGGCCCATGAGCCATGCACCATGTGGAAGTCTCAGGCAGATCCTGTACAAAACAGTGTGTTTAGGTCACAATCGAGGAAATATCGGTATTTGAAAGGGGGTACCTAAGACACCTGCgtattcttaactttttttttttttaagagagggagagagaggcagggcagggcagagggcaagTGAGAGAGTgaatcttaatcaggctccacAGCTAGAGCagggcccaacacagggctcgatctcacaaccctgcaatcacgacctgagtgggaatccagagtcagatgcttaaccccctgagccacacaggcgccccatacaCTTAGCTTTTGAGGAAGGCTGTACATATTTTTCCCTGCACAGCAAATAAATCTGCTCCTTTCCCCCAAAAGATATACTATATCCTCCAAGTTTATCTCTTAAATGGTCTAGCATGAAAGCTGTCCTTGCCCCTTCCAAGAAGATATCACAAGTATGAGAAACCCAAAGAGCTTTTCAACAATGCCCGCCCCTCATTTCTACACTCTCAGGGCTTCTGGCCAACTTTCCCATGGGTACACAATCCCACTGGTCACTCTGACTAATCTCACTGACACGGTCTGAGATTAAACCCATTCCGGGTTTCTCCTTCAGTCTTTAAAGCACAATCCATCCGCTGATGTCTGTCAGGATTGTGGCTACACGCAGCCTTACacattctgtaaaaaaaaaaaaatcagggtttaACTTTACAGGCCAGATAACTATCCTAAATTTTACATCTTGATGTTCCGAACTaacctaagaaaataattccacatCCAGCGTGATGTATCAGTGACGGCATAGACTCTGCCTATGCCAGAAAGGATGGCACCCAGGACACCTGTGTATCAGACCGCCAACACCCCAACTGTTCCACTTTGTGCCTTAACCTAGAGTAGCAATACTCACGGCACTTTTTGTTCATTTCACGTCCTGGTATCTTTGTGGGTGCTTGCAAAGCGGGAAATATAAAAGGCGGCTTCATTAAGGGGCATGAGTTACTAGCGTTCTTCCACATATGACTGCGATGgctagacagacacacacacgttgTGTGAATACAGTTTCTGAGCGTTAGTGGGACTACGTGAGTCTGTGTGAGCGTGTGTCAGAGTAAGTGCATGTGATTCTAGCTGAGAGTCTCTACGTGTGGGGGGGTGTGAGTCTGTGACTGAATGTGAATGTATGTGAGCATCTGGCTGTATGTGTGATTTACATGGGGTCGTGTGCATGTGTTTGTACGCATGTGCACTTGCGTGCGCCCACAGCCATGTGTGGCAGGCCTTGCCCACCATTACGGCTTTCATCCCAGGCTCGGAAGTGGAGAGACACTGGATAGTGGGCCTGGATAAAAACGTAGATGTGTTTGTAGGCAAAACCAAAGGGTTCATTTGAACTCCTCTTTTATACGTATTCATGTATTACAAAAGCAACTAGAGCTCATTACTGAAAATTCGTCAAAAAGAAAGTGTGGAAGGAAGACTGTGGTGACCGCCAGTGCACTTGAACCATGTACTTAGCCTCTGCTTGTCTCTTAGACAAGGAACAGTCTAGGGCTGAGACTTGGGCGCGTTAATTGGCGTTGAGTGCTTGTCTTTGAGTTCCACCTTTCTCTTTGAAAATCCTCAGGGACCAATGTTTTGCTTGTAATGTAATGCTAGTTCACTTCAGTGGTCTGAAGATTTAGGAGGAAATCAATTTTGGGTGGAAGAACTTTCGAGCAAGGCAGATCCCGGGAGACACACCTACTCCCCTCAGTCCCTCACCTGCCAACTCTGAAATGTTCCGCTCCCTTCCACAGGAGACCGGCCTGCCTTCAGGACTAGAAAATAGCCTCGACCAGTCATCTCAATGGTCCCTTTGTAGGAGATTAACTAGAAACTTGTAATTGGTTTCGGTAATTACCAACTTCAGAAAAAAAGCTCTTCATAAATGTTCTCAGCTCCCCAGCTGGCACTGTCACTGTGTAAAAAGGTGACATGATAATCGTTCCTCTGAGGGGAGGGAGGTCGCAATCCCTGCTCCATAGGCTGCCTCCCTCCTACAGGCACTAGCTCTTGTGACTCACCATCCAGGTGGAGGGATGTTTCTAGGAGACTGCCTTCCATTTCTGTCTGAGAGGCAAAGTGTATGAAGTCACCTGTTGGGAGTAAATGTGGGTAAGTGACGGTATATTAAAAAAGGGATCGTTCTGGGTTTGAAACTGATCCAGTGCCAAAGCCACACAGGCATGAGCCTGTAAAGAGAGCTAGTAAAGAGAGATGGGGTCCTAGAATTGGTCTTAGACCAATTCCTGCTGGTATCTTTGTGGCTCCGGGTGGATTTAACGAAAGCCGCGGGGACAACTCATCCGTATTCAATCCCATGAAAAGGAATCCTGATTGTTAAGGTAATTAGCGCCCGTAGTTCTGAAACTGATCGCTTTCAGCCTCCCTTACAGGAATTTGTAGGATTACTAGAGGTGTGCCTGAAATACCTTCAGGTTTATAACTAGGACTGGGATAAATATATCTGCAGGAATCCTGTAATCTTGTGAAAAAATGCTTATGTCCCAATGACAGCTGCTAGAATAGAAAGATTTTCTCTGACCGTGACAGTAGAGACAGTTGTATCTCCACTGAAAACACTGCAGTCTGTTGATTatcttgagattttctctctggaaGCTACTGGGAGCAGCATTTAAGGAAAAGATAATTTTGTAATAATGGGTTTCAGAGAGCAGCTGTTAGGCTCAAATGTATCCTGTGGTATTTTCTCTAATATCAACTGCAAATTCTATAAATCAACTTATAAAGCACACAATATTCCTGCATTATTATAGTTTTCAATTTGCATATgtcatattttaacatatttccgAGAATTTACCACATGACTAATAGTTTATAATCAGTATGAACAGgtaaatatgatttaaaatgaCTAATACTTTAGTTTTTACCTTACATTATCTTATCCTATATTAGAATTCAATGTCCCATACTTCAGGGTAAGACATGAGATTATGATAGGTGCCCTATACTTTCGTCCCTGGCATAAAGGCAAATGCCcaaattgtctttttctttctgtttccatccTAGTGTTGAGCACTTCTTGCATTCATTACATTCAGCTTGTCACGGGACAGGTTCCTATATAATATAAAACTGCAGTCAGAGCATctacattttcttaaatttctaaaGCTTCATTCGTTTTGATATTGGCTTACAGAATAAACCTTTACACATCATGATGAGTTATtacaatgaaaattataaagaaacatACTATCTAGCTACAATAAAATGGCAAAGCTAAAACCAAACCATATATCAGGATTATTCAAAGAACACAGCAGCTCTCTGGACTCAGCATAGCACAGAGGTTAGAGGCATTGTCTTTGCAAACAACTCAGCCAGACTCAAGTCCACACTTTGCCCTAAATAGGGTATACATGTAGGCAAATCACCTATTCTGTCTCTCTGAGTTCTCCTtgtctttaaaatgaaagtaatagTAGTGATAACTTGTAGTTTTGCTTAAAAAGTGTGGGGTGTCTAGCTGtttcattcagttaagcgtctgactcttgacaTCACCTCAGGTCTctacctcagggtcatgagttcaagccccgcattgggctccatatTGGATGTGgagctacttttttaaaaaaagaaaaaagtgagttACTACATGTATGAACTTCACAGCAATAATTCGCACATTGTTAAGTGCTCTTTAAAGTGTAcatatttgggacacctgggtggctcagttggttaagcagctgccttcggcccaggtcatgatcccagcatcctgggatcaagtcccacattgggctccttgctcagaagggagcctgcttctccctctgcctctgcttgccgctctgtctgcctgggctcactctctctgataaataaataaataaaatcttaaaaaaaaaagtgtacatacTGAACTCTGGAAAGTCCCGTGAAATTAATATTTCTCTTGTTAAACTGTATTGATATATAACTGGTATACtaaaaattgtacatatttaatgtatatattttgataAGTTTGGAAATCTGCATGCCTCTGGGATGGTATCACTACAATCAAGGTATCCGTCACTTCCAAAaaatttcttgtgtgtgtgtgtggtcataaCACTTAACATAAAATACATCCTCTTTTCATTATTTACAGTCTACAATACCATTCTTCTAACTtaagtcactatattgtacaacaGATCTCTACAACACACTCAccttgtataactgaaactttacaTACACTGAACAACAATCCCACACTCCTGCAGCACCTGGCAACCACTCTTCTATTCTCTGCTTCAATGAGTTTGACTTTCAGGTTCCTCATATAACTGAAACCATAcagtatttttccttctgtgactggctccTCTATGTAGGAGTTCCTTCTTTTTGAAGCTTGAGTCCTGTTCCACTTGTATCCCTTTGTAGGTAAACCTACACTTTCCTTAGCCATTCCCAGTCAATGgccatttgaattgtttccatatcttggccattgGGAATAATGCTATAATGAACATGTGCGTGCAGCTATCTCTTGGAGaccttgatttcagttcttttggatatataccaagAAATGGGACTACTGGATGAGGAGATAGTTCTATTCTagtcttttgaggaacctctatactgtttctCATAGTGGCTTCAATATtctacatttctaccaacagtgtataCAGACTCCAATTTTCCCACATCTTCACCCACACTtatctttggggttttttggatACCGGTCATTCTAACATGTGAGATAgcatctcattgtggctttggtctgcatttccctgatgattagtagaGTTGAGCCCCTTTTCATATACTTGCTGACCACTCATATGTTCTTTGGAGCGATGTTTGTTCAAGAAATTTGCCCATTGGCTAACTGGGTTATTTCTTCCACTGAGTTGTTAAGAgattcttcatattttattaacCCTGTATCAGATGAACACTCTGCAGATATTTGCTCCCATTCCACAGACTTtggtgattatttcctttgctctgcagaagttttttgttttatatagcaCCACtcatctttttgtttcattttgtttgctttcctGCTGGTGTCAGATCCAGGAAATCATGGCCGAGACCAACGCCAAAAAGATTTTCCTCTATGTTTCCTTAAAGGGGTTACAGTTTCACaacttatatttaagtctttaatacattttgagtttatttttttgtatgctgTAAGATTGGGGCCCAATTTCACCcttttacatgtggatatccagttctcccagcaccatttctaAGGCAAAATGAATGATAAGTGGATAATATTGGATTTTAGTTGACATGATGCTTGAAGCCCACACCTCATATTCCCATGCAGGATCCTCTGGTTCTGAAGAcaaatctcagtggctggaaACTGGCAGGATGGCCTCCAGGGATCTGGTCATAGGAGTGATCTTCTTAATCCAGACCATGGTTGGAATCCTGGGGAACTTCTGTCTTCTTTACCATTATCTCCTCCTTTACTTCACTAGGTGCAGGTTGAGGCCCACAGATTTGATTGCTAAACACCTGACTGTAGCCAATTCCTTATTCCTCCTCTGTAAAGGAGTCCCTCAGACAATGGCAGCTTTTGGGTGGAACAGTTTTCCAAGTGATTTTGGATGCAAACTTCTTTTCTATCTTCACAGAGTGAGCAGGGGTGTGTCCCTAGGCGGCACCTGCCTCTTGAGTGTCTTCCAGGCCATCACGATCAGCCCCAGGGACTCAAGTTGGACAAAACTTAAAAGGAAAGCTCTCAAGCATATTGACTTCTCCATATTCCTGTGCTGGGCCCTCTACATGCTGGCAAATATCCTTTTTCCTATCCATGTGACTGGCAAATGGAGCAACAGGAGCATCTCGGTGAGAAAGGATTTGGGATACTGTTCTGTGATAAGTAgtaaaaaaatcacacaattgGTACAAGCAGCACTGTTATCATTCCCTGATGTTTTATGTTTAGGACTCATGATCTGGGCCAGCAGCTCCATGGTTTTCATCCTGCACAGGCACAGGCAGCGGGTCCAACACATTCACAGGCTTAACGATGTTTCCCCCAGATCCTGTGCTGAGTCCAGAGCCACCCAGAGCATCCTTGTCCTGAAGAGCACCTTTGTGTCCTTCTACTCCCTTTCCTCCATCTTCCAAGTCTGCATTATTCTCTTTGATGATCCAAGTTGGTTGCTGGTAAGCATCTCTGCCTTGATCAATGGATGTTTCCCAAGTGCCTGTCCCTTTATTCTCATGAACTCTATCTCCAGTGTGTTCAGGTTCTACTTAGCCTGGATGAGGAACGCAACACCCACTAAAATCATGACAAATATGTAAATTGTATGTTCTTGCATAGTGTATGCTTGTCTATTCATTCAACCTCTAAACCTCCAAACTGCAAGCATTATGTAAAAATCAAGAAAGAGGTCAGCAAGCCAGAATGAGCTTCTTTCCCATAAGAAAcagtaaatagtaataataaatgtaaatgaaacattatggaatt
The genomic region above belongs to Neovison vison isolate M4711 chromosome 7, ASM_NN_V1, whole genome shotgun sequence and contains:
- the LOC122913343 gene encoding vomeronasal type-1 receptor 4-like, translating into MASRDLVIGVIFLIQTMVGILGNFCLLYHYLLLYFTRCRLRPTDLIAKHLTVANSLFLLCKGVPQTMAAFGWNSFPSDFGCKLLFYLHRVSRGVSLGGTCLLSVFQAITISPRDSSWTKLKRKALKHIDFSIFLCWALYMLANILFPIHVTGKWSNRSISVRKDLGYCSVISSKKITQLVQAALLSFPDVLCLGLMIWASSSMVFILHRHRQRVQHIHRLNDVSPRSCAESRATQSILVLKSTFVSFYSLSSIFQVCIILFDDPSWLLVSISALINGCFPSACPFILMNSISSVFRFYLAWMRNATPTKIMTNM